The DNA region CCAAGAAGATGGAAGGACGGCGAATGCTGGCTTCCGTCAGGGTGGCATCGGTAAAGTTTGTGTTGGTGAGAATGGCGCGATCGAGAACGGCGCCGCTCATGTCGCAGCCGGACAAATTTGCCCCCGACAAGTCGGTGCCAAAGAGTGACGTCCCTTTCAACTTGGCGCGCTTGAAGTCGACGCCGGCGAGGTCAAGGTTGGCGAGATCCAGTCCCGACAGATCTGGCGGCTGATCTGGGGCCGCCGCAAACAGGCGGCTAACGACCTCACGCGCATTGATGGTGTCTGCCTGCGCCGGCTGGCAGAAGCAAAGGGCAAAGAGGGCGAAGGCGATAGCTTTCATGGATCCTAGGCGTTCGCTGTTGAATGAGGCACGATCGCTGCGTGCCGTTCCTGATCCTCGCAAGATGGTGCCCTTCGAGCGCCCGCGCCATAGCGGATCGCCCGAAGAACCTTGGGCGATTTGCACAATGATTGGACGAGACTGCCAATGCTTAGCCGCTGTCAGGTAGACTGAAGGCTCACGAGCGGCGCGATGAGGCCGTGCCGCATGCAGAAATAAACGAGGTCGATGTCCGATCCGACGCCAAGCTTGCTCTTAATTGCGTAGTGGTAATTGCCAACGGTCTTGGGTGCGAGCCGCAACGTCTCGGCGATCTCCTCGGTAGATTTGGCCTCGAGGATCAGCCCGAGAATCTCGAATTCTCGCGGTGACAGGGCTTCGAAGGCGTTGGCATCGCTCTTGAGCCGGCTGGTTGCCACGGCTTCGGAGATTTCCGGACAGAGCGCGGTCTTATTTTTTGCCACGCTTTCGATGGCGGCGACGAGCAGCTCCGGGTCGCTGCTCTTCGTGACATAGCCTTTGGCTCCGGCCCGGAATGCCTGCAGGGCATAGGCGGCATTGGCGTGCATGCTGAACACGAGAATGCGCGCGGCGGGATCCCACTGGCGGATCTGGCGGATGGCATCGATGCCGCCACGGCCCGGCATCGTGATGTCCATGATGACGACGTCAGGCGCCTTGGACTTATAGAGTTTGTAGGCGGTGTCGGCGTCTGCGGCTTCACAGACAACCTGAATGTTTACATGCTCTTCGATGAGAGTCTGGTACCCCCGCCTGACTACGGCGTGGTCATCGACAAGCATCACGCGAATGGGCTGGTTCATGCAGCTTCTTCTCCGCTTTCACGAACGGGAAAACTGACCCGGAGCTCAAAACCTTTGCCGTCGCGCTGGCCCGCGGCAAACGTTCCGGCGAGCGCGTACACCCGTTCTCGGATGCCGACCAAGCCGACGCCGCCTGTGCCGTCGTGCGAAACGGCCGCGCTTTTCCCGTCGTCCATGACCGCAAGGTCGATGCGCCCTGCGCTGGTGGCGCCGTCGAATGAGTTTTCCATGATCACGGTCACGCTTTTGGCATTGGCGTGCCTAGCCGCGTTGTTTAGTCCTTCCTGCACGATGCGATAGACGTGAGCTGATATCTCGGCCGGCAAATCATCAAACCTGCCGTTGGTCTCAAGGCTGAACGTCGTTTCGCCGTTGGCGAACCTGTTGTGGCCCTCGACCAGGTTCTGCAAGCTCGTGACGAGTCCCAGATCGTCTATCTCGGGAGGCCTGAGGTAGGTCAGGGTCTCTCGCAGCGACCGCATGGTGCCCGAGGCGATGGTCACCAGTTCCTCGCTCTGTCTCGCGGCCGACGGTGCTGCATGCTGACAAGCCCTTTTAATTGAGGCTGCGAGCCCGTTCACGGCACTCAGCCTTTGCGCAACGTCATCGTGAAGTTCGCGCGCGATGTGGCGCCGCTCCTGTTCCTGGGCGTTTACGAGCTTACGGGCCAGTTCGGATCGCTCAAGTGTGGTCGTTTCGAGCCGGTGCGCCATGCCATTGAACACCTCGGCGATGCGGTTGAGCTCCGTCATCTTGAAGCGTGGCAACCGGTGCTCCAGATCGCCATCCGCGAGCCGATTAAGGCCTGACAGGATTTCCGCGGTGGGCCGAAGCGAGCGTTCGATCGCCAAATACACAAGGAGGCACATGGCCAGGATCATGACCGCCGCGATTCCAAGAAGGCGCGACAGCTCGAGCCAGGCGCGCCCCGCGATGGCGCTGGCCTCCATCGTGGCGATCACTATTCCTTGCACCTCGCCCTTGTGCTGAAGCGGACGTTCAACG from Hyphomicrobium sp. CS1GBMeth3 includes:
- a CDS encoding response regulator transcription factor, whose product is MNQPIRVMLVDDHAVVRRGYQTLIEEHVNIQVVCEAADADTAYKLYKSKAPDVVIMDITMPGRGGIDAIRQIRQWDPAARILVFSMHANAAYALQAFRAGAKGYVTKSSDPELLVAAIESVAKNKTALCPEISEAVATSRLKSDANAFEALSPREFEILGLILEAKSTEEIAETLRLAPKTVGNYHYAIKSKLGVGSDIDLVYFCMRHGLIAPLVSLQST
- a CDS encoding histidine kinase; the protein is MSLSAVFRLRSRRTDGLDLKWVLVRRILLVALLCMTGGALLVLRDVGREAASQNEEAAAAVVKQLGLQLIRIDAALDRADRFPDWEVIATYVLHPGQCLQYVAKASGKSYSNCLGMDTHGQVSPNWFVNAYTIFPGQSVVERPLQHKGEVQGIVIATMEASAIAGRAWLELSRLLGIAAVMILAMCLLVYLAIERSLRPTAEILSGLNRLADGDLEHRLPRFKMTELNRIAEVFNGMAHRLETTTLERSELARKLVNAQEQERRHIARELHDDVAQRLSAVNGLAASIKRACQHAAPSAARQSEELVTIASGTMRSLRETLTYLRPPEIDDLGLVTSLQNLVEGHNRFANGETTFSLETNGRFDDLPAEISAHVYRIVQEGLNNAARHANAKSVTVIMENSFDGATSAGRIDLAVMDDGKSAAVSHDGTGGVGLVGIRERVYALAGTFAAGQRDGKGFELRVSFPVRESGEEAA